A single region of the Streptomyces sp. NBC_01803 genome encodes:
- the pgm gene encoding phosphoglucomutase (alpha-D-glucose-1,6-bisphosphate-dependent) translates to MPIHPRAGTPALAGDLVDVASLTDAYHRSPDPSAPEQRVAFGTSGHRGSSLRDGFNEAHILAITQALCDHRAAQGVTGPLFLGLDPHALSGPAGVTALEVFAANDVTVLIDERDGYTPTPAVSHAILSHNRGGTRHRADGVVITPSHNPPSDGGFKYNPPHGGPAGTAVTQWIQDRANALLEGGLTGVRRVPWARAKSAETTGRYDFLGHYVDDLPSVVDLKSVKESGLRIAADPMGGASVAYWAEVASRHGLDITITQPAVDPTWRFMSLDYDGRIRMDCSSPWAMASLVERSAGFDLAVGNDPDADRHGIVTPDAGLMKPNDYLAVAVDYLIGHRPGWPPAAAVGKTVVSSSLIDRVARHHGRPLVEVPVGFKWFVPGLLDATLVFGGEESAGAAMLRRDGTVWTTDKDGIALCLLAAEITATTGATTSERYAVLAERLGFPLYERTDVPATADEKRLLGNLSAARLAATELAGEPITAILTEAPDAMAPIGGLKVSTPSGWFAARPSGTEDVYKIYAESFRGRDHLQQIQHEARTFVSAALNDR, encoded by the coding sequence ATGCCGATCCATCCACGGGCGGGAACGCCCGCGCTCGCCGGCGATCTCGTCGACGTCGCGAGCCTCACCGACGCCTACCACCGCAGCCCCGATCCGTCGGCGCCTGAGCAGCGCGTCGCCTTCGGGACGTCCGGACACCGCGGTTCCAGCCTGCGGGACGGCTTCAACGAGGCACACATCCTGGCGATCACGCAGGCCCTGTGCGACCACCGGGCGGCGCAGGGCGTCACGGGCCCGCTGTTCCTGGGACTCGATCCGCACGCCCTGTCCGGACCCGCCGGGGTCACGGCGCTGGAGGTGTTCGCCGCCAATGACGTCACCGTGCTGATCGACGAACGGGACGGCTACACCCCCACCCCCGCGGTGTCCCACGCCATCCTGTCCCACAATCGCGGCGGCACACGCCACCGGGCCGACGGTGTCGTCATCACCCCGTCGCACAATCCGCCGTCCGACGGCGGGTTCAAGTACAACCCGCCGCACGGCGGCCCGGCCGGCACCGCCGTGACCCAGTGGATCCAGGACCGGGCGAACGCCCTCCTCGAAGGCGGCCTCACCGGCGTCCGCCGTGTGCCCTGGGCACGCGCCAAGTCAGCCGAGACCACAGGGCGTTACGACTTCCTGGGCCACTACGTCGACGACCTGCCGTCCGTGGTCGACCTGAAGAGCGTCAAGGAGTCCGGCCTGCGCATCGCCGCTGACCCGATGGGCGGCGCCAGCGTCGCCTACTGGGCCGAGGTGGCGAGCCGCCACGGTCTCGACATCACGATCACCCAACCCGCCGTGGACCCGACGTGGCGGTTCATGTCCCTGGACTACGACGGCAGGATCCGCATGGACTGCTCCTCACCGTGGGCCATGGCGTCCCTGGTGGAACGGTCCGCCGGCTTCGACCTCGCGGTCGGCAACGACCCGGACGCCGACCGGCACGGCATTGTCACGCCCGACGCCGGGCTGATGAAACCCAACGACTACCTGGCCGTCGCCGTCGACTACCTGATCGGGCACCGGCCCGGCTGGCCGCCGGCGGCGGCGGTCGGCAAGACCGTCGTGTCGTCGTCCCTGATCGACCGGGTGGCCCGCCACCACGGCCGTCCTCTCGTCGAGGTCCCCGTCGGCTTCAAGTGGTTCGTGCCCGGCCTGCTGGACGCCACGCTGGTGTTCGGCGGCGAGGAGAGCGCCGGCGCCGCCATGCTGCGCCGCGACGGCACCGTGTGGACCACCGACAAGGACGGCATCGCGCTGTGCCTGCTCGCCGCCGAAATCACCGCGACGACCGGGGCGACGACCAGCGAGCGGTATGCCGTCCTCGCGGAGCGGCTGGGATTCCCGCTGTACGAACGGACCGACGTCCCCGCGACCGCCGACGAGAAGAGGCTCCTCGGGAACCTGTCGGCGGCCCGGCTCGCCGCCACCGAACTCGCCGGCGAGCCCATCACCGCGATCCTCACCGAGGCGCCGGACGCCATGGCGCCCATCGGCGGCCTGAAGGTGTCCACGCCGTCGGGATGGTTCGCCGCGCGGCCCTCCGGGACGGAGGACGTCTACAAGATCTACGCGGAGTCCTTCCGCGGACGCGACCACCTCCAGCAGATCCAACACGAGGCGCGGACGTTCGTCTCCGCCGCCCTGAACGACAGGTAA
- the glgA gene encoding glycogen synthase, which translates to MTERVGLLTREYPPDVYGGAGVHVAALVPALRALVDVDVHCFGEPRPDAHAHQPDPRLRAASSALSTLSTDLSIAAAVGEADLVHSHTWYANFAGHTAKLLHDVPHVVTAHSLEPRRPWKAEQLGGGYRLSSWAERIACEAADAVIAVSDGMRADVLDCYPALDPARVHVIRNGIDTVRFHPVTTTGALRAAGVDPARPVVAFVGRITRQKGLDHLIAAAHQIDRGAQLVLCAGAPDTPALAEETATAVAALAATRPGVVWIDRMLTRPEVLEVLSRAAVFVCPSVYEPLGIVNLEAMACGTAVVASDVGGIPEVVAHDTTGLLVHYDAEDPETYRRDLATAVNSLLAAPDRARAMGAAGRARAEREFGWRAVAERTVRVYRSVLASR; encoded by the coding sequence ATGACCGAACGCGTGGGACTGCTGACCCGGGAGTACCCGCCCGACGTGTACGGCGGCGCGGGCGTGCACGTCGCGGCGCTCGTGCCGGCACTCCGCGCCCTGGTGGACGTCGACGTGCACTGCTTCGGTGAGCCGCGGCCGGACGCCCACGCCCACCAGCCGGACCCCCGGCTGCGTGCCGCGAGCTCCGCCCTGTCGACGCTGTCCACCGATCTGTCCATCGCCGCCGCGGTGGGCGAAGCGGACCTCGTGCACTCGCACACCTGGTACGCGAACTTCGCCGGGCACACCGCGAAACTGCTGCATGACGTCCCGCACGTGGTGACGGCGCACTCGCTGGAGCCGCGCCGACCGTGGAAGGCGGAACAACTCGGCGGCGGATACCGGCTGTCGTCGTGGGCCGAACGCATCGCCTGCGAGGCGGCCGACGCGGTCATCGCCGTCAGCGACGGCATGCGCGCCGACGTGCTGGACTGCTATCCGGCGCTCGACCCGGCACGGGTCCACGTCATCCGCAACGGCATCGACACGGTCCGGTTCCACCCGGTCACCACCACCGGGGCCCTGCGCGCCGCCGGCGTCGACCCGGCGCGGCCCGTCGTGGCGTTCGTCGGGCGGATCACCCGGCAGAAGGGCCTGGACCACCTCATCGCCGCCGCCCACCAGATCGACCGCGGCGCGCAGCTCGTGCTGTGCGCCGGAGCGCCCGACACGCCCGCGCTCGCCGAGGAGACGGCCACCGCGGTGGCCGCGCTCGCCGCCACCCGGCCCGGCGTCGTGTGGATCGACCGGATGCTCACCCGCCCCGAGGTGCTTGAGGTGCTCTCCCGGGCCGCCGTCTTCGTCTGCCCCTCGGTGTACGAGCCGCTCGGCATCGTCAACCTGGAGGCCATGGCCTGCGGCACGGCCGTAGTCGCCTCGGACGTCGGGGGCATCCCGGAGGTCGTGGCCCACGACACGACGGGGCTGCTGGTGCACTACGACGCGGAGGACCCGGAGACCTACCGGCGGGATCTCGCCACGGCGGTCAACTCCCTGCTCGCCGCCCCGGACCGGGCACGGGCCATGGGTGCGGCGGGCCGCGCGCGGGCGGAGCGAGAGTTCGGCTGGCGTGCGGTCGCCGAGCGGACCGTGCGGGTGTACCGCTCAGTGCTGGCAAGCCGGTGA
- a CDS encoding dihydrodipicolinate synthase family protein, which yields MHRGDVDWRGYWPAAPTPFTVDGAVDEAAWRGLLRLYAAQGVHGVLVNGTTGEWFAQTPAERRRVAEIAVAELGGRVPVLIGCGAFTAAECVAFGEHARAIGADGILTTPPPYAHPSQDEIYAFYRTIADTVDMPLMVYNWPRGTAVDISVDTAVRLAGLDNVVAIKDSSGDELKVADTCAALVGSLRVFGRFIHRRGMAIMAEFGGDGNIDGGGLGAPFAVPFYAAFWAGDLDRARAWSARYERLTGLLVNSDYSSKFASPTAQLKAAMRLLGQPGGHVRPPLLPLDDPARLALLSTALDEAGLSAAVAATSP from the coding sequence ATGCACCGGGGTGACGTCGACTGGCGCGGCTACTGGCCCGCCGCGCCCACGCCGTTCACCGTCGACGGGGCGGTCGACGAGGCGGCCTGGCGGGGACTGCTGCGCCTCTACGCCGCGCAGGGCGTGCACGGCGTGCTGGTCAACGGCACCACCGGCGAGTGGTTCGCCCAGACCCCGGCGGAGCGCCGCCGCGTCGCCGAGATCGCCGTGGCGGAACTCGGCGGCCGGGTCCCGGTCCTGATCGGCTGCGGTGCCTTCACCGCCGCCGAGTGCGTCGCGTTCGGCGAGCACGCCCGCGCCATCGGAGCCGACGGCATTCTCACCACCCCGCCCCCCTACGCCCACCCCAGCCAGGACGAGATCTACGCCTTCTACCGGACGATCGCCGATACGGTCGACATGCCGCTCATGGTCTACAACTGGCCGCGCGGTACGGCCGTGGACATCAGCGTGGACACCGCCGTACGCCTCGCCGGCCTGGACAACGTCGTGGCGATCAAGGACAGTTCGGGCGACGAGCTGAAGGTGGCGGACACCTGTGCCGCCCTCGTCGGCTCGCTCCGGGTGTTCGGTCGTTTCATCCACCGCCGCGGCATGGCGATCATGGCCGAGTTCGGCGGCGACGGGAACATCGACGGCGGCGGCCTCGGCGCCCCGTTCGCCGTCCCCTTCTACGCGGCCTTCTGGGCCGGCGACCTCGACCGCGCCCGCGCCTGGTCCGCCCGCTACGAGCGGTTGACCGGCCTGCTCGTCAACTCCGACTACAGCTCCAAGTTCGCCTCACCCACCGCGCAGTTGAAGGCAGCGATGCGGCTGCTCGGGCAGCCGGGCGGGCATGTTCGCCCGCCCCTGCTCCCGCTGGACGACCCGGCCCGGCTCGCGCTCCTGTCCACCGCCCTGGACGAGGCCGGTCTGTCGGCCGCCGTCGCGGCGACGTCCCCTTAA
- a CDS encoding LacI family DNA-binding transcriptional regulator translates to MAVTLADVAEAAGVSKSTASRVLSGSGRISPQARRAVVTAAERLGYRTNRIASGLRTRRSNLVGLIVTNLVNASFHAITSIVHQRLDELGYQVLLCITDADPARERRYLEALLDHRVDGLIIVGTGENATVVKEVETAGIPVVNLIRSPEGTPGDAVMADDHEGAVLAARHLLGLGHRRIAFIGGPASVDSGRERYAGFAQAMAEHGVEPDPALVLRGPYEPPFGDEAVTRLMTSPAARPTALYSANHEATFGVLGALVRFGVRVPDHLSLVCHEEAPFFAYWHPPITVVDNAPRDLGELAAEQLLRRIEKGEAGRGGTSRSLRVGAQLVVRRSTAAWQPPAARPGDDG, encoded by the coding sequence TTGGCTGTCACACTGGCCGACGTCGCCGAAGCGGCGGGCGTATCGAAGAGCACGGCGTCGCGGGTGCTGAGCGGGTCCGGGCGGATCAGCCCGCAGGCCCGGCGGGCGGTGGTGACCGCGGCCGAGCGCCTCGGCTACCGCACCAACCGGATCGCCAGCGGCCTGCGCACCCGGCGCAGCAACCTCGTCGGCCTCATCGTGACCAACCTGGTGAACGCGTCCTTCCACGCCATCACCTCCATCGTGCACCAACGCCTGGACGAGCTGGGCTACCAGGTCCTGCTCTGCATCACCGACGCGGACCCGGCCCGCGAACGGCGGTATCTGGAGGCGCTGCTGGACCACCGGGTGGACGGGCTGATCATCGTCGGCACCGGGGAGAACGCCACGGTCGTCAAGGAGGTGGAGACGGCCGGCATACCGGTGGTCAACCTGATCCGGTCCCCCGAGGGCACGCCCGGCGACGCGGTCATGGCCGACGATCACGAGGGGGCGGTGCTGGCCGCCCGGCACCTGCTCGGGCTGGGCCACCGGCGGATCGCCTTCATCGGCGGCCCGGCCTCGGTGGACTCGGGCCGGGAGCGGTACGCGGGTTTCGCACAGGCGATGGCCGAGCACGGTGTGGAGCCGGACCCGGCCCTGGTTCTACGCGGCCCGTACGAGCCGCCGTTCGGCGACGAGGCGGTCACGCGGCTCATGACGTCCCCCGCGGCGCGGCCCACCGCGCTCTACAGCGCCAACCACGAGGCGACGTTCGGGGTGCTCGGTGCCCTGGTCCGGTTCGGGGTGCGGGTGCCGGACCATCTGTCGCTGGTGTGCCACGAGGAGGCCCCGTTCTTCGCCTACTGGCACCCGCCGATCACCGTGGTCGACAACGCGCCCCGGGATCTGGGGGAGTTGGCGGCCGAGCAGTTGCTGCGCCGCATCGAGAAGGGCGAGGCGGGCCGCGGCGGGACCTCCCGCTCGCTCCGCGTCGGCGCCCAACTGGTGGTGCGGCGCTCGACGGCCGCATGGCAGCCACCCGCCGCGCGGCCCGGCGACGACGGCTGA
- the glgC gene encoding glucose-1-phosphate adenylyltransferase, with product MVDVSGVLAIVLAGGEGKRLMPLTADRAKPAVPFGGNYRLIDFALSNLVNAGIRRIIVLTQYKSHSLDRHVSLTWRLPALLGDFVTPVPAQQRTGPRWFEGSADAIYQSLNLIYDERPETVIVFGADHIYRIDPRHLLAAHADSGAAATVAGIRVPRADAHRFGVIETDPGGQWITAFREKPADAAGLPNSPDEVFASMGNYAFQTDALVHAVKEDARHSSSRHDMGGDIIPSFVAEGTAAVFDFANSTVPGATDRDRGYWRDVGSIDSYYEASMDVIADDPVFNLYNQRWPILSYQPSRPPAKIVPAYGLTPDVQNSVLSPGVILAGARAQRSLLSRDVRVAPGADIEGSVLFDNVQIGAHAIVRNAILDKNVIVPEGARIGVDREKDSAHYSVSPSGVVVVAKHQTVVPS from the coding sequence ATGGTGGATGTCTCGGGTGTACTCGCCATCGTCCTCGCCGGTGGGGAGGGGAAGCGCCTGATGCCGCTGACGGCCGACCGCGCGAAGCCCGCGGTCCCGTTCGGCGGCAACTACCGGCTGATCGACTTCGCGCTGTCCAACCTCGTCAACGCGGGCATCCGGCGGATCATCGTGCTGACCCAGTACAAGTCGCACAGTCTCGACCGGCACGTGTCGCTCACCTGGCGGCTTCCCGCGCTGCTCGGCGACTTCGTCACCCCGGTCCCGGCCCAGCAGCGGACCGGCCCCCGCTGGTTCGAGGGCTCGGCCGACGCCATCTATCAGTCTCTCAACCTGATCTACGACGAGCGGCCCGAGACCGTCATCGTGTTCGGCGCCGACCACATCTACCGGATCGACCCCCGACACCTGCTGGCCGCACACGCGGACTCCGGCGCCGCGGCCACCGTCGCCGGCATCCGCGTGCCGCGCGCCGACGCGCACCGCTTCGGCGTCATCGAGACCGACCCCGGCGGACAATGGATCACGGCGTTCCGGGAAAAGCCGGCCGATGCCGCCGGTCTCCCGAATTCGCCCGACGAGGTCTTCGCCTCCATGGGTAATTATGCGTTCCAGACCGACGCCCTTGTGCATGCGGTGAAAGAGGACGCCCGGCATTCTTCGTCGCGGCACGACATGGGCGGCGACATCATTCCGTCATTCGTCGCGGAGGGCACCGCCGCCGTATTCGACTTCGCGAACAGCACCGTGCCCGGCGCCACCGACCGGGACCGTGGGTACTGGCGCGATGTGGGGAGCATTGATTCCTATTACGAGGCCAGCATGGATGTCATCGCCGACGACCCCGTGTTCAACCTCTACAACCAACGCTGGCCGATCCTCAGTTACCAGCCTTCGCGGCCTCCGGCCAAGATCGTCCCGGCCTACGGCCTGACGCCCGACGTCCAGAACTCGGTGCTGTCGCCGGGCGTCATCCTGGCCGGCGCCCGCGCTCAGCGCTCCCTGCTCTCGCGGGACGTCCGCGTCGCTCCCGGGGCCGATATCGAGGGATCGGTTCTGTTCGACAATGTGCAGATCGGTGCTCATGCGATCGTCCGCAACGCGATTCTCGACAAAAACGTGATCGTTCCCGAGGGGGCCAGGATCGGCGTTGATCGCGAAAAGGACAGCGCCCATTACTCCGTAAGCCCGAGCGGTGTGGTGGTGGTCGCCAAACACCAGACCGTCGTGCCGAGCTGA
- the glgP gene encoding alpha-glucan family phosphorylase produces the protein MRAHRLITVPLHLPAGVAPLRELATNLRWTWHPPTRDLFADAAPELWSRVGENPARLLRALSPERLARLVGDEEFLARTRELGAELTAYLDRPLSSAPAVAYFSPEFGISASLPLYSGGLGILAGDHLKAAGDLGVPVIGVGLLYRSGYFVQSFDDGWQRERYPRFEPEEVGLSPLSDADVHLALPGHGDLFARVWVARVGRVPLLLLDSDDERNAPADRALTDRLYGGDTLTRLRQELLLGIGGVRAVRAYCELTGTDEPEVYHTNEGHAGFLGLERVRALMDEAELGFPEALEVVRAGTVFTTHTPVPAGIDRFDSGAVADHLAAAIPGVPVAACLELGEEAGPGVFNMAHMGLRLARWRNGVSEPHGALSRSMFAPLWPGLPVDEVPIGHVTNGVHAATWAPAAPAPGLDDDALWAARRDLRARLVERARRRLRAARTAAGSRSGTETAWVDDCLDPEVLTIGFARRVPTYKRLTLMLTDRDRLRRLLLDPDRPVQLIVAGKAHPADDDGKKLIQELIWFAGDPALRRRVVFLPDYDMSVGAELVAGCDVWLNNPLRPQEACGTSGMKAALNGGLNLSIGDGWWEECYDPAFGWAIPSAGGGPGRDEAEANALYDLLETKVVPLFYDDRPGWLRMVRAVLRDLGPRLLADRMVTDYVGTLYQPAAEAAEGLTADSYAPARRLAAWNERVRRAWPRVGVDGLRASTVHRPPHDGRLVSLRADVELGTLSPADVEVRAFCGPVDDDGELVAPVSAPMTPTADGTAYEAILVPPHSGVLGCAARVRPRHELLGPGGLGLIRDTAPAGEVGDGHTATGESQ, from the coding sequence GTGCGAGCTCATCGACTGATCACCGTCCCGCTCCACCTCCCCGCCGGGGTGGCCCCGCTGCGGGAGCTGGCGACGAACCTGCGCTGGACGTGGCATCCGCCGACCCGCGACCTGTTCGCCGACGCGGCACCCGAGCTGTGGTCACGCGTCGGGGAGAACCCGGCGCGACTGCTGAGGGCCCTGTCCCCCGAGCGGCTCGCCCGCCTCGTCGGCGACGAGGAGTTCCTGGCACGGACGCGTGAACTGGGCGCGGAACTCACCGCCTACCTCGACCGGCCCCTTTCGTCCGCGCCCGCCGTGGCGTACTTCTCGCCGGAGTTCGGCATCTCCGCCTCGCTGCCGCTGTACTCCGGCGGGCTCGGGATCCTCGCCGGCGACCATCTCAAGGCCGCCGGCGATCTGGGCGTCCCCGTGATCGGGGTCGGCCTGCTCTACCGCTCCGGATACTTCGTCCAGTCCTTCGACGACGGATGGCAGCGGGAGCGGTACCCGCGGTTCGAGCCCGAAGAGGTCGGCCTCAGCCCGCTGTCCGACGCCGACGTGCACCTCGCCCTCCCCGGCCACGGGGACCTGTTCGCCCGCGTCTGGGTGGCGCGGGTCGGCCGGGTGCCGCTGCTGCTGCTCGACAGCGACGACGAGCGCAACGCCCCGGCGGACCGTGCCCTCACCGATCGGCTGTACGGCGGGGACACGCTCACCCGGCTCCGCCAGGAGCTGCTGCTCGGCATCGGCGGGGTGCGGGCCGTCCGCGCCTACTGCGAGCTGACGGGCACCGACGAGCCGGAGGTCTACCACACCAACGAGGGGCACGCCGGCTTCCTCGGTCTCGAACGCGTCCGTGCCCTCATGGACGAGGCGGAACTCGGATTCCCCGAGGCACTGGAGGTTGTCCGCGCCGGAACGGTGTTCACCACGCACACACCCGTGCCCGCGGGCATCGACCGGTTCGACAGCGGCGCGGTCGCCGACCACCTCGCCGCCGCGATCCCCGGCGTGCCCGTGGCGGCTTGCCTCGAACTCGGCGAGGAAGCCGGCCCCGGCGTGTTCAACATGGCGCACATGGGGTTGCGGCTCGCCCGGTGGCGCAACGGCGTCTCCGAGCCGCACGGAGCGCTGAGCCGGTCCATGTTCGCCCCGCTGTGGCCCGGGCTCCCCGTGGACGAGGTCCCGATCGGCCACGTCACCAACGGCGTGCACGCCGCCACCTGGGCACCCGCCGCGCCGGCGCCCGGCCTCGACGACGACGCGCTGTGGGCGGCCCGGCGCGACCTGCGCGCCCGTTTGGTCGAACGCGCCCGCCGGCGGCTGCGCGCGGCGCGTACCGCTGCCGGCTCCCGCTCCGGCACGGAAACCGCCTGGGTGGACGACTGTCTCGACCCCGAAGTCCTCACCATCGGATTCGCCCGCCGTGTCCCCACCTACAAGCGGCTGACCCTGATGCTCACCGACCGCGACCGCCTGCGGCGGCTTCTGCTGGACCCCGACCGGCCGGTGCAGCTGATCGTGGCGGGCAAGGCCCATCCCGCCGACGACGACGGCAAGAAGCTGATCCAGGAGCTGATCTGGTTCGCCGGGGACCCCGCGCTGCGCCGCCGCGTCGTGTTCCTACCCGACTACGACATGTCGGTCGGCGCCGAGCTGGTCGCCGGCTGCGACGTGTGGCTGAACAATCCGCTCCGGCCGCAGGAGGCGTGCGGGACGTCAGGCATGAAGGCGGCACTCAACGGCGGACTCAACCTGTCGATCGGCGACGGCTGGTGGGAGGAGTGCTACGACCCGGCCTTCGGGTGGGCGATCCCCTCGGCCGGCGGCGGCCCCGGCCGGGACGAGGCCGAGGCGAACGCGCTCTACGACCTGCTGGAGACGAAGGTCGTGCCGCTGTTCTACGACGACCGGCCCGGCTGGCTGCGCATGGTCCGCGCGGTCCTGCGCGACCTGGGGCCGCGGCTGCTGGCCGACCGCATGGTCACCGACTACGTCGGAACGCTCTATCAGCCGGCCGCCGAGGCGGCCGAGGGCCTCACCGCCGACAGCTACGCCCCCGCGCGCCGGCTGGCCGCGTGGAACGAGAGGGTGCGCCGCGCCTGGCCCCGGGTCGGCGTGGACGGCCTCCGGGCGAGTACGGTCCACCGCCCGCCGCACGACGGCCGCCTTGTCAGCCTGCGCGCGGACGTGGAGCTGGGAACGCTGTCCCCGGCGGACGTCGAGGTGCGGGCGTTCTGCGGCCCGGTCGACGATGACGGCGAACTCGTCGCCCCCGTGTCCGCGCCGATGACGCCCACCGCCGACGGCACGGCGTACGAGGCCATTCTCGTGCCGCCGCACAGCGGCGTCCTCGGCTGCGCAGCCCGCGTCCGGCCCCGGCACGAACTGCTCGGGCCCGGCGGGCTCGGCCTGATCCGTGACACCGCCCCGGCCGGCGAGGTGGGCGACGGACACACGGCCACCGGGGAGAGCCAGTGA
- a CDS encoding LacI family DNA-binding transcriptional regulator produces MTIRDVAARAGVSPATVSRVFTQPHAVAGATRQRVLAAAEELRYMPNPVARSLARGRSGNLGLIVSDIASPFQAEVIKAVQRQARYDGYALFVADPDEAARDEARIAVAMAGQVEGLLLSRPSMADERLHDLATHTPVVLINREVDGIPAVLTDPTDATVHAVEHLHALGHREVVYLAGPAGYSNEMRLCAVRATCRRLGVELAERGPFEPTLASGVRAADLVLGTSATAIVAFNDEIAVGVLGRLADRGRSVPEDISLVGFGDTSLAEVVTPKLTTVRLQKSAAGIAAVHLLLDILRGGDPGERTPVTLPAELVVRASVGPAAAGVAVA; encoded by the coding sequence ATGACCATCCGTGACGTAGCGGCCCGTGCCGGCGTATCGCCCGCCACCGTTTCCCGGGTCTTCACGCAGCCGCACGCCGTCGCGGGCGCCACCCGGCAGCGGGTGCTGGCCGCCGCCGAGGAACTGCGGTACATGCCCAATCCGGTCGCCCGCTCACTGGCCCGGGGCCGGTCGGGCAACCTCGGCCTGATCGTGTCGGACATCGCGAGCCCGTTCCAGGCCGAGGTGATCAAGGCCGTCCAGCGGCAGGCCCGGTATGACGGCTACGCGCTGTTCGTCGCGGACCCCGACGAGGCGGCCCGGGACGAGGCGCGGATCGCCGTCGCCATGGCCGGACAGGTGGAGGGGCTTTTGCTGTCCCGGCCCAGCATGGCCGACGAGCGGCTGCACGATCTGGCCACGCACACGCCCGTCGTGCTGATCAACCGCGAGGTCGACGGGATTCCCGCGGTGCTCACCGACCCCACCGATGCCACGGTGCACGCCGTGGAACACCTGCACGCGCTGGGGCACCGGGAAGTGGTCTACCTCGCCGGTCCGGCGGGCTACTCCAACGAGATGCGGCTGTGCGCGGTCCGCGCCACCTGCCGGCGGCTGGGTGTCGAGCTCGCCGAACGCGGCCCGTTCGAGCCGACCCTCGCGTCCGGAGTGAGGGCCGCCGACCTTGTTCTCGGCACATCCGCCACGGCGATCGTGGCGTTCAACGACGAGATCGCGGTCGGGGTGCTGGGCCGCCTCGCGGACCGCGGGCGGAGCGTGCCCGAGGACATCAGCCTCGTCGGATTCGGGGACACCTCCCTCGCGGAGGTGGTGACGCCGAAGCTGACCACGGTGCGGCTGCAGAAGTCCGCGGCCGGCATTGCGGCCGTGCACCTGCTGCTCGACATTCTCCGCGGCGGTGACCCGGGGGAACGGACGCCGGTCACGCTGCCCGCCGAACTGGTGGTCCGCGCCAGCGTCGGCCCGGCCGCGGCGGGGGTCGCGGTCGCCTGA